The genomic DNA TTGCGCCGGCTCGATGTGTCCAAGGACGAGCGGGCTGAGTTGGTGGAACGCTATGCGCCACTGGTCAAGTACGTCGTCGACCGGCTACGCCTGTCGCTGCCGGCCAGTGTCGACCGCGACGATCTCATCGGGTACGGGACGATCGGGTTACTGGAGGCGCTGGACCGCTTCGACGGTTCGCGCGGCGTCAAGTTCGAGTCGTACGCGGTCATGCGCATTCGTGGGGCGATCCTGGACGCGCTCCGCACGCTGGACATCGTGCCGCGTAGTGCGCGGAGTCGAGCACGCCAGATCGAGCAGGCAACGCGCGAACTCTTCGCCGAGTATGGACGCATGCCGACGGAGGACGAGCTGGCCGAGCACCTCGGCATGACGACGAGCGAACTCCAGCAGGCAGTCAGCGATGCTGCTTGCGTCTTTCTCCCGCTGCAATCGGCCCATGACCCCGATGACCTGACACTGGAGGAACAACTCGCCGATCCGGCTGCCCTGGAGCCAGCCGAGGTCGCGGCCGATCAGGATATCAAGGCGCGCATCACTGCCGCATTGGCAACCCTGAGCGAGCGCGACCGCCTCATCGTCTCGCTCTACTACTACGAGGAGCTCACGATGCGCGAGATCAGCCAGATCCTGCAGATCTCCGAGTCACGCGTGAGTCAGATCCTGAACCGGATCCGACTTCAGTTACGGGCGCTGTTGCGCGAGCGCGGGGTCGGCGAAGCCGACGTGGAATAGGGGGAACGATGGATTTCGGACTTCCAGAGATGCAGCTCATCGCTCTGATCGGCTTACTCGGCATCGCCTCGCTGGCAGCCTGGAACTCGGCGATCCTCTGGCGCCGCCAGCGCGCGCTCGAAGAGGCGCTCGCCGACCTGGCAGAGCGCGTCGCAGCCTGGGAGCACGCTGAACCTCCGATAGCGAGTGACCGCGAGAGCGACGAACCGGCACCGCAAATCGCGCAACTGGTCGAGATGCTCAAGGCGGCGGACCGCTCGGCACTCGACGCGCTGCTGCACCCACCGTTCGACTTGCCGCGTACACCGGCATTCGAGGTCGACGACGTCCCTGCGACCGGCCCTCACTTCGGTTTCAGGCAGCGCAACGAGCGAGCGACCCGGGAGGCGTGAGCCGTGCGCTGGGTGGACGACCTGGTACCGCGCGATGGATCGGAAACGCTCGTCGAAGAGCGCCTCCCGCCGGTGATCGAGCCGGTGTTCACGCGCTGGCACGTGCTCGGCATCGCGATCACTGTCGCGATCGCGCTCTGGCTGTGGCTAACTGGGAACTCGCGTGCCGAAGCGTATCCGGTGCGCGTGATCCTCTCGCACGTCCCGACGGTCAGCACGTTCGGTCCACCCCAGGCAACCGGAGTCGCACTCATCACGTTCAGCGAGGGTGACGTACGGGCCGATCTCGTCGACCTCCCCGTATTGGGCAGCAACGACCGTTATGCGTTGTGGCTCCGGCGCTCGGATACGGGTGAAACGCTCCTCCTCGGGAAGTTCGATGCGTCATCGCTTCCGGTCACGCACGTCGACCTGCTTCTCCCGGAACCGATCCCGGAAGCAGGCTGGGATACGGTCCTCGTCACGGTCGAACCCGAACCGGATCCGGACCCTGCGCCTGACAGCCGGGTCGTGCTGGTCGGCGCATTGCCGGGAACGCCGGTCGAACTCGACCTCCTACCGCCGACCCTACCCCAGACCGGAACTGGGCCAGCTCGCACTGATACCTGGGGGCTCGTCGCTGTCAACAGCCTGCTCCTCATTGCGCTCGGCGCGATACGCGCTCGGCGGAATCGAGAAGCAGAAACGAGGGGTACGCCATGATCCGGACGATCTATGAAGCTGCTGCTGGCATGATGGCGCAGTTCGCCCGTCAGCTCACGCTGAGCACCAACCTCGCCAACATCGACACTCCTGGATACAAGCAGCAGGAGAGCACTATCCGCGACTTCCAGCAGATGTTCCTGCTCCGTCTCGCCAATGGGCAGGCCAACCCGGTC from Thermomicrobium sp. 4228-Ro includes the following:
- a CDS encoding FliA/WhiG family RNA polymerase sigma factor; protein product: MAIPARQEGRLRQRLRRLDVSKDERAELVERYAPLVKYVVDRLRLSLPASVDRDDLIGYGTIGLLEALDRFDGSRGVKFESYAVMRIRGAILDALRTLDIVPRSARSRARQIEQATRELFAEYGRMPTEDELAEHLGMTTSELQQAVSDAACVFLPLQSAHDPDDLTLEEQLADPAALEPAEVAADQDIKARITAALATLSERDRLIVSLYYYEELTMREISQILQISESRVSQILNRIRLQLRALLRERGVGEADVE
- a CDS encoding transmembrane sensory transduction histidine kinase for metal resistance → MDFGLPEMQLIALIGLLGIASLAAWNSAILWRRQRALEEALADLAERVAAWEHAEPPIASDRESDEPAPQIAQLVEMLKAADRSALDALLHPPFDLPRTPAFEVDDVPATGPHFGFRQRNERATREA